TGGAGAACTCGTCGTTGCTCATCGCGTTGGCGAGCGCGTTGCCGAGGACGAACACGGCGTGTTTGTGCTCGCTTTTGGACTTGTGGACGTGCGACGGATCGACGTCGAGCTGGTCGTACGGGGCGAAGAGGTCCTCGTCGACGCCGTCCTGGCGCTTGAAGTACTCCATGATGGTGACCATTTGGTCGTGCAGTTCGAGGAGCTCGTCTTTGTGCATCGTACCTACGGTATGGGGGTCCGG
The sequence above is a segment of the Halalkalicoccus tibetensis genome. Coding sequences within it:
- a CDS encoding UPF0058 family protein, coding for MHKDELLELHDQMVTIMEYFKRQDGVDEDLFAPYDQLDVDPSHVHKSKSEHKHAVFVLGNALANAMSNDEFSSAGRIGKRMEELADDAERKI